In the Leptotrichia sp. oral taxon 212 genome, one interval contains:
- a CDS encoding DUF4911 domain-containing protein, which yields MKSWEYIIQTRKEHIDFINKIVEAYDGLGNVRTLDNNEGLIKIITNSYFVEDMDKAIERLRKKDIHIEILEKREWLGIL from the coding sequence TTGAAAAGCTGGGAATATATAATTCAGACTAGGAAAGAACATATTGACTTTATTAATAAAATAGTAGAAGCATATGATGGTCTGGGTAATGTCAGAACACTTGATAATAATGAAGGACTGATAAAAATAATTACAAATTCCTATTTTGTTGAAGATATGGATAAAGCAATCGAAAGATTGAGGAAAAAGGATATTCATATAGAAATACTTGAAAAGAGGGAATGGCTGGGAATATTGTAA
- the rsmA gene encoding 16S rRNA (adenine(1518)-N(6)/adenine(1519)-N(6))-dimethyltransferase RsmA, which produces MSKKKFNHKNEIHEAKKKYGQNFLEDSELSEKIIEVSGVSKDTEVIEIGPGLGFLTGKLIEKSKYLTAFEIDDDLIPVLNKKFQGRDNFSLIHEDFLTADLGTFLDGKKNIKVVANIPYYITSPIINKLIEYRKNISEIYLMVQKEVAERIASEAGSKNMSLLTHAVQFYADAEYLFTVPKEKFTPAPKVDSAFLKIKMFDDERYEKQISEEEYFKYLKTAFSNKRKSIANNLSGEGYSKEVTGDILEKLGKTRLARTEEFSVQEFINLIEELKK; this is translated from the coding sequence TTGAGTAAAAAGAAATTTAATCATAAAAATGAAATTCATGAAGCAAAAAAAAAATATGGTCAGAATTTTCTGGAAGATTCAGAACTGTCAGAAAAAATAATAGAAGTTTCAGGTGTATCTAAAGATACAGAAGTAATAGAAATAGGTCCGGGTTTAGGATTTTTAACTGGAAAACTGATAGAAAAATCAAAATATTTGACGGCTTTTGAAATAGATGATGACTTAATTCCTGTATTGAATAAAAAATTTCAAGGCAGGGATAATTTTTCATTAATTCATGAAGATTTCTTGACAGCAGACTTAGGGACTTTTCTAGATGGAAAGAAAAATATCAAAGTAGTGGCAAATATTCCATATTATATAACTTCTCCAATTATAAATAAATTAATTGAATATAGAAAAAATATATCTGAAATTTATTTAATGGTTCAAAAGGAAGTAGCTGAAAGAATTGCATCTGAAGCAGGAAGTAAAAATATGAGTCTGTTAACTCATGCAGTCCAGTTTTATGCTGATGCAGAATATCTTTTTACTGTTCCAAAGGAAAAATTCACTCCTGCTCCTAAAGTTGATTCTGCATTTTTAAAAATCAAAATGTTTGATGATGAAAGATATGAAAAACAGATTTCTGAGGAAGAATATTTTAAATATCTGAAGACGGCTTTCTCGAATAAAAGAAAAAGTATAGCAAATAATCTGTCAGGAGAAGGATATAGTAAGGAAGTGACAGGAGATATCCTTGAGAAACTTGGAAAAACAAGACTTGCAAGAACAGAAGAATTTTCTGTTCAGGAATTCATAAATTTAATAGAAGAATTGAAAAAATAA
- a CDS encoding spherulation-specific family 4 protein: MRKIILAAVVLAGICAFAVYIKKKMEKKQSVVLAAYSYPSIESSYWKAVIKKGGKNIPYVIINPNSGPGAEADLNYARQLKENMKEGIKNIAYIRTNYQKRPLTEVLADIDKYYELYGKNNLNGFFFDEVGVDDKSQPAYMKAIYEYVKSKGKDNIVVANPGRQITDKLAPYADVFVTSEISADEYINRFTEPESEFENNEDNSYRIWHIVYAAKPEQYEQIIKLSKKRNAGWIMVTDDVQPNPYDDLPKEFERIINIVNGKK, from the coding sequence ATGAGAAAAATAATATTAGCGGCAGTTGTACTAGCAGGAATATGTGCATTTGCAGTATATATAAAGAAAAAAATGGAAAAAAAGCAATCTGTTGTTTTGGCGGCATATAGCTATCCTTCTATTGAAAGTAGTTACTGGAAAGCGGTTATTAAAAAAGGCGGTAAAAATATACCTTATGTAATAATTAATCCTAATAGCGGTCCTGGAGCTGAAGCAGATTTAAATTATGCGAGACAGCTGAAGGAAAATATGAAGGAAGGGATTAAAAATATTGCATATATAAGAACAAATTATCAGAAACGTCCATTAACAGAAGTGTTGGCAGATATTGATAAATATTATGAATTGTATGGAAAAAATAATCTAAACGGATTTTTCTTTGATGAAGTGGGTGTAGATGATAAAAGTCAGCCTGCCTATATGAAAGCAATTTATGAATATGTGAAGAGTAAAGGAAAGGATAATATTGTAGTTGCAAATCCAGGAAGACAGATTACTGATAAACTTGCTCCATATGCGGATGTTTTTGTAACAAGCGAAATCAGCGCAGATGAGTATATAAACAGGTTTACTGAGCCTGAATCTGAGTTTGAGAATAATGAGGATAACTCTTATCGTATCTGGCATATTGTATATGCAGCAAAGCCTGAGCAATATGAGCAGATAATAAAACTTTCAAAAAAACGTAATGCAGGATGGATTATGGTAACAGATGATGTACAGCCAAATCCTTATGATGATTTGCCAAAAGAATTTGAAAGAATTATTAATATAGTTAATGGGAAAAAGTAA
- a CDS encoding acyl-CoA thioesterase, which translates to MKKNLMRKSCKLRVYYYDTDKMGVVYHSNYLKWMEMARTEYFRDIFPYKQIEDMGFILPVKTLNIEYISSARYDEEIEVFVEIKEINSIKIRFYYEIYNSEKELKVTAETINVFTDEKGKLKRVNKEILEKIAGQ; encoded by the coding sequence GTGAAAAAAAATCTTATGAGAAAAAGCTGTAAATTGAGAGTTTATTATTATGATACAGATAAAATGGGAGTTGTATATCACTCAAATTATCTGAAATGGATGGAAATGGCAAGAACGGAGTATTTTAGAGATATTTTTCCATATAAGCAGATAGAGGACATGGGATTTATTTTACCTGTAAAAACTTTAAATATAGAATATATAAGTTCCGCCAGATATGATGAAGAGATAGAAGTATTTGTAGAAATAAAGGAGATTAACAGCATAAAAATCAGATTTTACTATGAAATTTATAATTCAGAGAAGGAATTAAAAGTAACAGCAGAAACAATAAATGTATTTACTGATGAAAAAGGAAAATTAAAAAGGGTAAATAAGGAAATATTGGAAAAAATAGCAGGACAGTAA
- a CDS encoding histidine triad nucleotide-binding protein, with product MSTIFKKIIDKEIPANIVYEDDEFLAFHDINPAAKVHVLVIPKKEIKNLDAATEEDLELLGKLQLTVAKVARILGINEEGYRVITNIGNNGGQEVFHIHYHILGGEKLPVKLK from the coding sequence ATGTCAACAATATTTAAAAAAATAATAGATAAGGAAATTCCGGCCAATATAGTTTATGAAGATGATGAATTTTTAGCTTTTCATGATATAAATCCTGCAGCAAAAGTACACGTTCTTGTAATACCTAAAAAAGAAATAAAAAATCTTGATGCGGCTACAGAAGAAGATCTGGAACTGCTGGGAAAACTGCAGCTGACTGTGGCAAAGGTAGCAAGAATACTTGGAATAAATGAAGAAGGATATAGAGTTATAACTAATATAGGTAACAATGGTGGACAGGAAGTTTTCCATATTCATTATCATATTTTAGGTGGGGAAAAACTGCCAGTTAAATTGAAGTAG
- a CDS encoding GNAT family N-acetyltransferase, whose translation MEILQLEKTKDNKKLFQQLKVLDFDFIFQKDNDSSRLFYIIEDEKILGYAVIELAEKACLKKIFVNKKLRNNGFGSILLKYIINWLMNNNFDSLVVEKHKQMNNFLEKQRFVKNSDGFYELGNFSEERKLNKKMMFVSKFAIVINIVLALLKIISGNIFKSVSLISDGLNSLSDLITNILVIIGLKVGENPEDKEHPFGHGKIESVFSVIIGTFIMITAFDIIKENIMGIFQMKGEVITSPMPVIITVIVIIIKVFQLIFMKNNTKDYRGALINSLLEDYKADIVISISVLAGILLSKINPVFDVFVGISVAIYIMYSGYNLIKDNALILLDSQDEELLENVRKDLSEFDEIENAHDFRMTTSGKNIYLFIDVRMDKSLTIDEAHEITNKISKFIKHKYKNIKRVLIHAEPVYNNNF comes from the coding sequence ATGGAAATATTACAATTGGAAAAAACGAAAGATAATAAGAAGTTGTTTCAACAGCTGAAAGTACTGGATTTTGATTTTATATTTCAGAAAGACAATGATTCAAGTAGACTTTTTTATATTATTGAAGATGAAAAAATTTTAGGATATGCAGTGATTGAACTTGCTGAAAAAGCATGCCTAAAAAAAATATTTGTTAATAAAAAGCTTAGAAATAATGGTTTTGGCTCAATACTCCTAAAATATATTATAAACTGGCTTATGAATAATAATTTTGATTCACTTGTTGTGGAAAAACATAAGCAGATGAACAATTTTCTGGAAAAGCAGCGTTTTGTAAAAAATAGTGATGGATTTTATGAGCTTGGAAATTTCAGCGAAGAAAGAAAACTGAATAAGAAGATGATGTTTGTCTCAAAATTTGCAATAGTTATAAATATAGTACTTGCATTATTGAAGATAATTTCAGGAAATATTTTCAAAAGTGTGTCGCTTATTTCAGATGGACTGAATTCGCTTTCAGATCTTATAACGAATATACTGGTAATTATTGGTCTAAAGGTCGGAGAAAATCCTGAAGACAAGGAACATCCCTTTGGCCATGGAAAGATAGAGTCAGTTTTTAGTGTTATTATCGGTACTTTTATAATGATTACGGCATTTGATATAATAAAAGAAAATATAATGGGTATTTTTCAGATGAAAGGAGAAGTTATTACCTCTCCAATGCCTGTAATTATAACAGTTATAGTAATAATTATAAAAGTATTTCAACTTATTTTTATGAAAAATAATACAAAGGATTATAGAGGAGCACTTATAAATTCACTTCTGGAAGATTATAAGGCAGATATAGTTATTTCAATTTCAGTTCTTGCAGGAATTCTGCTTTCAAAAATAAATCCTGTATTTGATGTATTTGTAGGGATTTCAGTGGCGATATATATAATGTATTCAGGTTATAACCTAATAAAGGACAATGCATTGATACTTCTTGATTCACAGGATGAAGAACTTCTGGAAAATGTAAGGAAAGATCTTTCGGAATTTGATGAAATAGAGAATGCACACGACTTCAGAATGACAACATCAGGGAAAAATATATATTTATTTATAGATGTACGTATGGATAAGTCATTGACGATAGATGAAGCGCATGAGATAACAAATAAGATTTCAAAGTTTATAAAACATAAGTATAAAAATATAAAAAGAGTTTTAATTCACGCTGAGCCTGTGTATAATAATAATTTTTAA
- the pfkA gene encoding 6-phosphofructokinase — protein sequence MKKIAILTSGGDSQGMNTAVRAVAKTAITKGIDVYGIKRGYKGLYEDQIFQMTSLNVSGIADQGGTILLSARLPEFKDPEVRAKAAENLKKRGIDGLVVIGGDGSFHGAHYLYTEHGIKTIGIPGTIDNDVAGTDYTIGYDTALNIILDAISKIKDTAISHERTYLIEVMGRNCGDLALYSAIAGGASGVLIPEVEFSIDDLAEVIKFRREEGKLYDVIIVAEGVGNVVEIQKELSKKVNTSIRVTILGHVQRGGSPTAFDRILATRMGVKAVELLVAGEGGLMVGIQSEKVTTHPLSYAWENYSKSSFADYAIANMLSL from the coding sequence ATGAAAAAAATTGCAATTTTGACAAGTGGAGGAGATTCGCAGGGGATGAATACTGCTGTAAGAGCAGTGGCAAAAACTGCAATTACTAAAGGAATAGATGTCTATGGTATAAAGAGGGGATACAAAGGTCTGTATGAAGACCAGATATTCCAGATGACATCACTTAATGTAAGTGGAATTGCAGATCAAGGTGGAACAATTTTGCTGTCAGCAAGATTACCGGAATTTAAAGATCCTGAGGTAAGGGCTAAAGCAGCAGAAAACTTGAAAAAAAGAGGAATAGACGGATTAGTTGTAATAGGTGGAGATGGTTCATTTCATGGAGCTCATTACTTATATACAGAACATGGAATAAAAACAATAGGAATACCTGGAACAATAGATAATGATGTTGCAGGAACAGATTATACAATTGGATATGATACCGCCTTAAATATAATACTTGATGCAATATCAAAAATAAAAGATACGGCAATTTCGCATGAAAGAACATATCTTATAGAAGTTATGGGAAGAAACTGCGGAGATCTTGCATTATATTCTGCAATAGCAGGAGGAGCAAGTGGAGTTCTTATTCCTGAAGTTGAATTTTCAATAGATGATTTGGCTGAAGTTATTAAATTCAGAAGAGAAGAAGGAAAACTTTATGATGTAATCATAGTGGCTGAAGGAGTAGGAAATGTTGTAGAAATTCAAAAGGAACTTTCAAAAAAAGTAAATACAAGTATAAGAGTTACAATATTAGGACACGTTCAAAGAGGAGGTTCGCCTACAGCATTTGACAGAATACTTGCAACAAGAATGGGAGTAAAAGCAGTTGAACTGTTAGTAGCAGGTGAAGGTGGACTGATGGTAGGAATTCAAAGTGAAAAAGTTACGACTCATCCATTATCGTATGCATGGGAGAATTACTCAAAAAGTTCATTTGCTGATTATGCAATTGCTAACATGTTGTCATTATAA
- a CDS encoding deoxyribonuclease IV: MFKIGSHVGMSGKKMFLGSVEEALSYGANTFMIYTGAPQNTRRKPIEELNIDAGLKLMKENNISVEDIVVHAPYIINLGNAVKPETFEIAVQFLRTEIERTDAIGAPRIVLHPGAHVGEGAETGIAKIVEGLNEVLTKDQKTTVALETMAGKGSECGRNFEEIAKIIDGVKLKDKLSVCFDTCHVNDAGYDIVNDFEGVMKDFDRIVGIDRISVIHLNDSKNPRGAMKDRHENLGFGTIGFEALNKIAHYEKFSHLPKILETPYVALTPEKGAKTVPPYKFEIEMLKNGKFNEDVLEKIKKQ, from the coding sequence ATGTTTAAAATAGGATCACATGTAGGAATGAGCGGGAAAAAAATGTTTCTTGGGTCAGTGGAAGAGGCGCTTTCCTATGGAGCAAATACTTTTATGATATACACAGGAGCACCACAGAATACCAGAAGAAAACCAATAGAAGAATTGAATATAGATGCAGGATTAAAACTGATGAAGGAAAATAACATTTCAGTGGAGGATATTGTTGTCCATGCACCATATATAATAAATCTGGGAAATGCTGTAAAACCTGAAACTTTTGAAATTGCAGTACAGTTTCTGAGAACGGAAATAGAAAGAACGGATGCAATAGGTGCACCTAGAATAGTTCTACATCCGGGAGCCCATGTAGGAGAAGGGGCAGAAACAGGAATTGCAAAAATAGTTGAAGGACTGAATGAAGTTTTGACAAAAGATCAGAAAACAACGGTGGCACTTGAAACTATGGCAGGAAAAGGAAGTGAATGTGGAAGAAACTTTGAAGAAATTGCAAAAATAATAGATGGAGTAAAGCTTAAGGATAAGCTTTCTGTATGTTTTGACACCTGTCATGTAAATGATGCAGGTTATGACATTGTAAACGACTTTGAAGGTGTTATGAAGGACTTTGACAGGATTGTAGGAATTGACAGAATATCTGTAATTCATTTGAATGACAGTAAAAATCCGAGAGGAGCAATGAAGGACAGGCATGAAAATCTGGGATTTGGAACAATAGGATTTGAAGCATTAAATAAGATAGCGCATTATGAAAAGTTTTCACATTTACCGAAAATACTTGAAACACCTTATGTGGCATTGACACCTGAAAAAGGTGCAAAAACAGTACCGCCATATAAATTTGAAATAGAAATGCTGAAAAATGGTAAATTTAATGAAGATGTACTTGAAAAAATAAAGAAACAGTAA
- the rpiB gene encoding ribose 5-phosphate isomerase B: MKIVIGNDHAGVDLKNKVKEELRKKGHEVINVGTDTLDSVDYPDIAALASEKVLSGEAQFGVLICGTGIGISISANKIKGIRAALAHNEFTAKLSRLHNDANIIALGARVLGDSLAIACVETFINTEFEGGRHARRVGKIEKEV, translated from the coding sequence ATGAAAATAGTAATCGGAAATGATCATGCGGGAGTTGACTTGAAGAATAAAGTAAAAGAGGAACTGAGAAAAAAAGGTCATGAAGTTATTAATGTAGGTACAGATACTCTTGATTCTGTAGATTATCCTGATATTGCTGCACTTGCAAGCGAAAAAGTCTTAAGCGGAGAAGCACAGTTCGGGGTACTGATATGTGGTACAGGTATAGGAATTTCAATCTCTGCAAACAAAATAAAAGGAATAAGGGCTGCCCTTGCACATAACGAATTTACTGCAAAGCTTTCAAGACTGCATAATGATGCAAATATTATAGCACTTGGAGCCAGAGTTTTAGGAGATTCATTGGCAATTGCATGTGTGGAAACTTTTATAAACACTGAATTTGAAGGTGGAAGACATGCAAGAAGAGTTGGGAAAATAGAAAAAGAGGTATAA
- a CDS encoding spherulation-specific family 4 protein → MKKLLLVGEIVLTSGAFAAYLDSTSRNNNFETVRNTSSSYNIGNDYNSDFEKENRKFSEKNNINYDETAREEVHGNIAIFKDEGIKKKNEFSKIERKTFQADRQSVILPSYNYPDDHRTGDQYWSTVTSIGGSQIPYVIVNPSNGPGKRIDSNYVKQISDNMNAGIKNIGYIKTEYQRRSVAEVMADVDQYYNLYGQNNINGFFFDEVGVDYSNQPGYMKTIYDYAKSKSPDAFIIGNPGRQINDGLAPYADVFVTSEISADEYINRFSAPKSSFENNSANAQHIMHIVYAARPEQYDEIIRLSRERNAGWLMITDDVQPNPYDGLPTDFRRMVAVINNLNGTVPPTIGGGSRNNGSRGTGNGNSTALGNSAKPKIELEIPRSKVDMDLMKNSKSSIYRSMENSSSKGMNLNAVYIGNFGTDYKDKGSNVNYSSTSNGILISAMKNFDKFSLGGGFGYQKSKIKYKREFDGIEEKIDSYQFILNGKYNFNENIDLMGVMTYSANKHKFKNQDRRVFMQDAQYNSTIWDFDTRLGYKYRGEKGYLKPYVGVGITSVHEGEITKINAGKSSETSVNGVLGVYGQIELGKFDLFGNVEYERKLSGNSYHGKRDYGTDYEMKALKYSKSAINLGIGAKYKISPSSNIGLEYEMLNTKNGAFKVSYSLEM, encoded by the coding sequence ATGAAGAAATTATTACTTGTCGGAGAAATTGTGTTAACTTCAGGAGCATTTGCGGCGTATTTAGACAGTACAAGCAGGAATAATAACTTTGAAACAGTTAGGAATACATCAAGTTCTTATAATATAGGGAATGATTATAATTCTGATTTTGAAAAGGAAAACAGAAAATTTTCAGAAAAAAATAACATAAATTATGATGAAACAGCAAGAGAAGAGGTACATGGAAATATTGCTATATTTAAAGATGAAGGAATAAAAAAGAAAAATGAATTTTCTAAAATTGAAAGGAAAACTTTTCAGGCAGATAGACAGTCGGTTATACTGCCTTCCTATAACTATCCTGATGATCACAGAACAGGAGATCAGTACTGGAGCACAGTTACATCAATAGGTGGAAGCCAGATACCTTATGTTATAGTTAATCCGAGTAATGGACCTGGAAAAAGAATCGATTCAAATTATGTAAAGCAGATTAGTGATAATATGAATGCAGGAATAAAAAATATCGGGTATATTAAAACAGAATATCAGCGTCGTTCTGTAGCAGAAGTAATGGCTGATGTTGATCAGTATTACAATTTATATGGTCAAAATAATATTAATGGTTTCTTTTTTGATGAAGTGGGAGTAGACTACAGTAATCAGCCTGGATACATGAAGACAATCTATGATTATGCCAAAAGTAAATCACCGGATGCATTTATAATTGGGAATCCTGGAAGACAGATAAATGATGGGCTTGCACCTTATGCTGATGTGTTTGTAACAAGTGAAATCAGTGCAGATGAGTATATAAACAGATTCAGTGCTCCAAAATCTTCATTTGAAAATAATTCTGCAAACGCACAGCATATAATGCATATTGTTTATGCAGCAAGACCTGAGCAGTATGATGAAATAATACGTCTTTCAAGGGAGAGAAATGCCGGATGGCTTATGATAACTGATGACGTACAGCCAAATCCTTATGATGGATTGCCTACAGATTTTAGAAGAATGGTGGCTGTTATTAATAACCTGAATGGAACAGTTCCTCCAACTATAGGTGGTGGAAGTCGAAATAATGGAAGTAGAGGTACTGGAAATGGAAATAGTACAGCTTTAGGAAATTCTGCAAAACCTAAAATTGAACTTGAAATTCCAAGATCAAAAGTAGATATGGATTTGATGAAAAATAGCAAATCTTCAATATATAGAAGCATGGAAAATTCTTCTTCAAAAGGAATGAATCTCAATGCAGTTTATATTGGAAATTTTGGAACAGACTACAAGGATAAAGGAAGTAATGTAAACTATTCTTCTACAAGTAATGGTATACTTATTTCTGCAATGAAAAATTTTGATAAATTTTCACTAGGTGGAGGATTTGGATATCAGAAATCAAAAATCAAGTATAAAAGAGAATTTGATGGAATAGAAGAAAAAATAGATTCCTACCAGTTTATTTTAAATGGAAAGTATAATTTTAATGAAAATATTGATTTAATGGGTGTTATGACATATTCTGCAAACAAGCATAAATTCAAAAATCAGGATAGAAGAGTGTTTATGCAGGATGCACAGTATAATTCCACAATATGGGATTTTGATACAAGACTTGGATATAAATATAGAGGTGAAAAAGGGTATCTGAAGCCGTATGTAGGAGTTGGAATAACTTCAGTACATGAAGGAGAAATAACAAAGATAAACGCAGGTAAATCATCTGAAACATCTGTAAATGGAGTTTTAGGAGTGTATGGTCAGATTGAACTTGGAAAATTTGATCTGTTTGGAAATGTTGAATACGAAAGAAAACTAAGCGGAAATTCCTATCATGGTAAAAGGGATTACGGTACAGATTATGAAATGAAGGCATTGAAATATTCAAAATCCGCAATTAATCTTGGAATAGGAGCTAAATATAAGATTTCTCCGTCTTCAAATATAGGTCTGGAGTATGAAATGCTGAATACAAAGAATGGTGCATTTAAGGTGTCTTATTCTTTGGAGATGTAA
- a CDS encoding DUF4431 domain-containing protein, with product MKLKKILLLLFLILSVFSCGKKENSDTSASKEKEVKKEKAVKTEDESKKEETVEEQIIKMVNIWNDASSNADFDTLEKILGNKIEYYQSSVTKDYYISDQKKFFAKNPVYGQKIKGDITVTQISNKQAKAEFIKEVTTKKGTKDYPSYLIFANVNGEWKLILESDLISDKNIENKQKQANENPNKSKYKYDEPVTIVGTFGIKKFETENGSARPYIITLNTPITVVANGENDFDETETNQNLIQLALSEEQLKYLKSKNAFGKRIQVTGTFFHSHTGHHFTPVLMTVSEVKILN from the coding sequence ATGAAATTGAAAAAAATTTTACTATTGCTATTCCTGATTTTATCAGTATTTTCATGCGGAAAAAAAGAAAATTCTGATACATCAGCCAGCAAAGAAAAAGAAGTTAAAAAAGAAAAAGCGGTGAAAACAGAAGATGAATCAAAAAAAGAAGAAACCGTAGAAGAACAAATAATAAAAATGGTAAATATCTGGAATGATGCCTCCAGTAATGCTGATTTCGATACTTTAGAAAAAATCCTGGGGAATAAAATCGAATATTACCAGTCATCTGTCACAAAAGACTATTATATTTCTGATCAGAAGAAATTTTTTGCAAAAAATCCTGTTTATGGGCAAAAAATAAAAGGTGATATTACCGTTACGCAGATTTCAAACAAGCAGGCAAAAGCTGAATTTATAAAGGAAGTAACAACAAAAAAAGGTACAAAAGATTATCCTTCATATTTGATTTTTGCAAATGTAAATGGAGAATGGAAATTAATTCTGGAAAGTGATTTAATTTCTGATAAGAACATAGAAAATAAGCAGAAACAGGCTAATGAAAATCCTAATAAATCTAAATATAAATATGATGAACCTGTCACAATTGTTGGAACTTTTGGAATTAAAAAATTTGAAACAGAAAATGGATCCGCCAGACCTTATATAATAACTTTGAATACTCCTATTACAGTTGTTGCAAATGGAGAAAATGATTTTGATGAAACTGAAACTAATCAAAATTTGATTCAACTGGCTCTTTCAGAAGAACAGCTCAAATATTTAAAATCAAAAAATGCTTTTGGTAAACGGATTCAAGTTACAGGTACATTTTTCCACTCACACACTGGACATCATTTTACACCTGTATTAATGACTGTCTCAGAAGTTAAAATTTTAAATTAG
- a CDS encoding KH domain-containing protein, with amino-acid sequence MSKYFETVNFWMENLLDSVENYTIESNEKGKYVDIIINVAQEDMGKIIGRNGRVITSLRTLVSSIAKKEKKIVKIEVKEL; translated from the coding sequence ATGAGCAAATATTTTGAAACAGTTAATTTTTGGATGGAAAATTTACTGGATTCAGTTGAAAACTATACAATAGAAAGCAATGAAAAAGGAAAGTACGTGGATATAATAATAAATGTGGCACAGGAAGACATGGGTAAAATCATAGGTAGAAACGGAAGGGTAATAACATCCCTTAGAACGCTTGTTTCTTCAATTGCTAAAAAAGAAAAGAAAATAGTAAAAATTGAAGTGAAGGAATTATAA
- a CDS encoding RNA methyltransferase, whose amino-acid sequence MRDVIASPDNKFYKLLKKLDKKKYRDENSIFKAEGEKFLNENINFNKIIVKESKFEYFDEKYEISRHDNLTILKDNLFDEVSTQENSQGIIFLYSKNLNTIEDIQGDVVILDDIQDPGNAGTIIRTMIAANFQNLILTKGSVDVYNPKTVRATMSGIFKLNIIYETPEKIVEFLNNKNYLKIATALHEDSISYEKIELQENNAFIFGHEGGGVSEYLIENSDIKAIIPIYGNIESLNVSVATGIFLYKMREKRIEKII is encoded by the coding sequence ATGAGAGATGTAATAGCAAGTCCAGATAACAAATTTTATAAATTGTTGAAAAAGCTGGATAAAAAGAAGTATCGTGATGAAAACAGTATTTTTAAGGCTGAAGGTGAAAAATTTCTGAACGAGAATATCAATTTTAATAAAATTATTGTAAAGGAATCGAAATTTGAATATTTTGATGAAAAATATGAAATTTCTAGACATGATAACTTGACAATTTTGAAGGATAATCTGTTTGATGAAGTTTCAACTCAGGAAAATAGTCAGGGAATAATATTCCTGTATTCTAAAAATTTAAATACAATTGAGGATATACAGGGTGATGTTGTAATTCTGGATGATATTCAGGATCCGGGAAATGCTGGAACTATCATTAGAACAATGATTGCTGCAAACTTTCAGAATTTAATTCTGACAAAGGGTTCAGTAGATGTTTATAATCCAAAGACAGTACGTGCTACAATGAGCGGGATTTTCAAGTTAAACATAATTTATGAAACACCTGAAAAAATTGTGGAATTTTTGAATAATAAAAATTATTTAAAAATAGCAACTGCTTTACATGAAGATTCCATTTCTTATGAAAAAATAGAATTGCAAGAAAATAATGCGTTTATTTTTGGACACGAAGGTGGCGGAGTGTCTGAATATCTAATAGAAAATTCTGATATAAAGGCGATTATTCCGATTTACGGGAATATAGAATCATTGAATGTGAGTGTAGCGACAGGGATTTTTCTTTATAAGATGAGGGAAAAAAGAATTGAGAAAATAATTTAA